From the genome of Methanobrevibacter thaueri:
CAGGGTAGTCATTGTAACCGAATATGTGCCATATGACATCATTTTCAAAGACCATCTCCAGGTACCAGTCATATCCCTCCAAGTCATCGGGATCACGAGTCCTGGACTTATTGTGGTATTCGTCAAAAATCCACGTGTAAACATGATACTTTTCAAGCAATTCCAAAATTAAGCTTTTATCATTAGCAGTCAAGTCCTTCTCGACATATCCGTCAATCTTATTTTTCTCAAAATTAATAATCAACCGTGGATTCGGAAGCTCATAGGGATATGTGCGGTAATGTCCGAATTCAATTGCCTTGATTGCTAACCTGTCAGGGCCATAAACGCCGTCACGCCTGATGTCATAGTACAGAGGAGTTGCCAATTGCCTTTGGTAATTCAGGTGAAGCACATCAAAACCGAAGAGATTGCTTAAAATCTCCCCAAATCGAATCCAGTTAAGCGGATAATTGTTTTTAAATGCATACTCCTCAAAATTATCTGTGGAATAGATTATGACCTGGCAGGAATAGACCAGCTCAAGCTTTTCAAAATAGGAGAACTCTTCTGATTGAAAACCCTCAAAAAGGTTCAATTCATTGAAATCATGGATAAAATCATCAATTTGCTCATCAGTCAGTCTATGGATTTTGCTTGTCATCCTGCGCCTTAAATCGACAAGTATGCCAACCCATGAATCATCACAAATCGGATTTTCCTTAACGAATTTGTCGCCACTGCCACGCTCTGAAATTTTATAATAGGCATTCCTGTTCACCAAATCAATTGTGAAACACTCATAATGGCGATTTAACCGCTTGAAATTAAACCTTTGTGTGATTTCAATTTTTTCAATCATGATATCCTCAATCTAATTATATCATCTAAGTTTAATATAACTATCCAAAACAATACATTTATTAATTATTATTGGTTAATTAATTAACTAAGTGATAGTATGATTAGAAGATGTCCTCAATGCGGAACAACAAGCGATGACATGTATGGATTTTGTATAAAGTGCGGACACGAATTTCCAAAAATCCCCACTGATTCAAGCATATGTCCACTATGCCAGTATCCAAACCCGGATGAAGCGGATTACTGCGTGAAATGTGGAACCCCCCTTGTCTTCAAAAAACAATTTGAAGGAGACCCAAACAGCTCCCTAAATCCGATTGTGATAAAAAAAGAAGTCATCAGGGATGCTCAGCAATACAAATCCAACAGAACCAGCAGACTGTTGATAGTCTTCGGATACATCTTCTCAATTCTTGGAGGAATCCTCGGATTGATCATTGCAATTTACCTATCCACCAGAAAGGATCCGGTTGCCCGAAAGCACGGACACATACAATTGGCAATATTCGGATTCTACATTGCGTTGATTGTGATTTTATTTGCAACAGGACACATGCCTGCAGATGCCATATCACAGTATCAGCAAATGCTAGGGGGAAACTTTACCTCCATTTAATGGAATGTACATTATTATAGCCCCATCACCGTTCTCGTAGTATCCCGGAACCACACGGTCTATCTTAAAATTAAATGTCTTGTAAAACTCAACTGCACCAGTGTTGTTTTCGTTCACTTCCAGATATATTGCACGGATATTCAAAAGGGACAGGATTGAAATCGCCTTTACCAACAATTGCGTTCCGGCGCCCAAACGGCGATAGTTCTTATCGACGGCTATCGATATGATGTGACCCTGATCCTCGTATTTAATCCAAAAAATGACATAACCGATGACATAGCCATCTTCTTCTGCCACCAGAAAACCCACACCCATCTCATATAGCTGTTGAACCATTTCTATCCCATAAGATTGGTTAAAGGACATGCTTTCTATTTCAAAAACTCTTTTTAAATCGTTTGGTGTGAATTTTCTAACAATCATGCTAAACTAAAATTTAAAAAACAATGTATTTAATATTTTGGATACTAATATTAATTAAGGGATTGAAAATGTGGAATGATTTTGCACAATACATAATGAATGAAGTCGGAGATGAACCCGTCACAATAGCCGAAATCGCCGTTGGAAAATTTGATAGGATAGCGGATGAATTGTCAAAAAAGGACAATATCACCCTTATCAAGACAGACATCTCCCCAAAGGATTCCACTGTAATCATGGACGACATAACAAATCCAAATTTAAAATTATATGAAAATGTGGACCTCATATATTCAATAAGACCGCCAAGTGAATTGCAACCCCATTTAGTCAATCTGGCTTGCGAAATCGACTCGCAACTCATCATCAAGCCCCTCACAAACGAGGACTTGAACACCGGCAAGGTCAAAATGAAGCTGAAAAATTTCAACAGGGCAAGTTTCTACATTCTAAAGTGATACGATGAAAGGCAACGATAACTCCATTCAAACGGGCCTGACCACAGAAGAGGTCATTGAAAGACAGAAGAAATACGGTTTGAACAAGCTTGACGAGAAAAAGGCAACCCCCCTGATAATACTCTTTTTAAGTCAGTTTGTCGACATTCTGCTTGGCCTGCTCATAGTGGCTGCCATTGCTGCATATGCTATTGGGGACATTATCGACGCTGGAGTCATTCTTCTTGCAGTCCTATTGAATGTCATAATGGGATTCATACAGGAATATCGCTCACAGAAGGCAATGGAAAGCCTCAAGGATTTGATTGTGAAAACTGCAGTCGTCAAGCGGAACAATGAAATCCACGAGATAAACTCAGAGGAGCTTACCGTTGGAGACATCGTCATTCTGGAAGAGGGAGGCAAGGTGCCTGCCGACTTGATACTGATTGAAGCCAATGATCTGAGCTTTGACGAATCATCAATGACAGGAGAATCAGAGGCAATCCACAAGAGCGTTGACGATGAGGTCTACATGGATTCAAACATCCTTTCCGGAAACGGAATGGGAATAGTCAAGAACATCGGGATGAAAACAAAAATCGGCGAAATCGCACAGATCGTTCAGGAGGATGATGAGGAAACCCCGCTCAAGACAAAGGTGGGAAATCTTGGAAAGACACTGTCAATCATTGCAATCATTGTCTGTATTGCAGTGTTCATTTTGGAGCTCTTTAAGGGCGTTCCGCTTGTAGAGACATTCATGACTGCCGTTTCACTTGCTGTTGCAGCCATTCCTGAAGGATTGCCTGCGGTCCTGACATTGACATTGGCGCTTGGAATGTCACAAATGGCCAAATCCGATGCGATTGTCAGAAAACTCCTGTCTGTTGAAACCTTGGGGTCCTGTACCATAATCTGCAGTGACAAGACAGGCACACTTACCGAAAACAGGATGACCGTTGTTGACTCATACTTCACAAATGAGGAGAAAACCCTAAAGATAGGAAAACTCTGTAACAATGCAATCATCGCCAACGAAGAGGTTATAGGAAACCAGACCGATGGAGCAATCTTAAAATACTGCAGGGACGTTGAAATCGAGCTTGAGAGGATTGATGAAATTCCTCTTGACAGTAATCGTAAAATGATGACCACTACACATATCCTAAACGATAAAGACAATATTGTTTTAACAAAAGGTGCTCCAGAAATAATTCTAGGCAAATGCAAATACATAGATAATAATGGAAATATCGAAATAATTAACGATGAATTCAAGGAAATCATAAGTAAAAAAATTGATGAAATGAGCGACAAGGCTCTGAGAGTAATCGGGTTTGCATACAAAATCGAAGATGACGCACCTCTTGAAGAGGGACTGGCATTTACAGGATTGCTCGGATTGATAGACCCTCCTAAAAAGGATGCCAAAAATGCCGTGGATGCATGTAAAAAAGCTGGAATACAGGTAAAAATGATTACCGGAGACTACAAGAAAACAGCATGCGCAATAGCTAAGGAATTGGGAATCCTGACAGACGGCATGGTCATAACCGGTGAAGAGCTTGAAAGCATGACCCTGGAGGAGTACCATAAGATTGCAAACGACATTCAAGTTTATGCCCGTGTGAAACCGGCACAGAAAATGATGATCGTTGAGGCCCTTAAGGATACAGGAAACATAGTTGCAATGACCGGAGACGGCGTCAATGATGCCCCTGCACTCAAAAAGGCATCAATCGGTGTTGCTATGGGTGACGGAACAGATGTTGCCAAGGAATCCGCAGACATGGTCGTGCAGAACAATGATTTTACAACAATCGTCAAGGCCATTAAAGAGGGACGTAAGATTTATGACAACATCAAGAGATTCGTCAAGTTCCAGGTATCCACCAATGTGGGTGCAATACTTACCATTGTTGGAAGCTCATTATTGTCCCTACCGTTACCGTTCAACCCGGTGCAGCTTCTATGGCTGAACATAGTGATGGATGGACCTCCTGCCCAGACATTGGGTGTTGAAGGCGCCGAAAGGGATTTGATGGAGCGTCCTCCAGAAACAGGAGACATCCTGACAAGAAAAACATTGGCTGAAATCCTGATTTCAGGAATTGTGATGGCAATAGGAACAATAGCCGTGTTCGCCTATGAGTTCAGCATCAATGCCACAGAGCAAAAGGCCATGACAGTCGCATTTACCCTGTTCGTAATGTATCAGCTCTTCAACGCATACAACAGAAAGGCCGATTCTGACGCATCAAGCAAATACCTATACCTGGCAATTGTCCTTTCATTCGTGCTTCAGGTGCTGATCATATACATTCCGCAACTGCAACTCATATTCAGAACAACCTCACTTAATCTGATGGAATGGGTGATGATTATAATCGTTGCTTTAACAATAGTTGTTGCAGATAAACTGATGACCAGAGTGATAAAATGAAAGTATTCCTGCTCGGCGGAACCAAAGATTCCATAAACATAATACAGCACATCAAGGAAAATTATGATTATTACATTTTAACAACCACCACCACAGAATATGGTGGAAAACTGGCCAAGGAAGGGGGAAGTGACGATACAATAACCAGACCATTGCTGAAGGACGAAATAAGGGAAATCCTCATCAATGAAGACTTCGACCTATTGATTGACGCCACACATCCATTCGCAGAACACATCACCCAGACAAGCGCAAGCCTTGCCAGGGAACTGGGCATGCCATATATCCGCTTTGAAAGGCCAACAACAAACCTTGAAGGCATAGACACCTCAAACATACATTACGTGAAATCATTTGATAATGCGGGAAAGCTGATAGCCGATGAGTTCAACGAGGGAAACATCCTTCACTTTGCAGGCGCAAACACCATGGCAGACATCCTGAATCACGTTTCAGTGGACAGGTTCTACCCAAGGATCCTGAAGGTTGAAAGCTCCATCAGGAAATGTGAATCACTGAACGTCGACCCAGACCACATCATACCAATGACTGGCGCCGCAACGGTTGAGGAGAACCTTGAGCTGATTGAAAAATACGATGCGAGCGTGATGATTACCAAGGAAAGCGGCGAAGTCGGCGGAGTCATAGAAAAGATCCATGCGGCAAACGAAAGGAATGTCGCAATCGTGATGATTCAAAGACCAAAAATAGATGAATTAAATAAAAATGATATAGTATCTAATCTCGATGAATTAGATATCAAATTAAAAAACTTTTTTTAAAAAATAGATAGTATAAAAACGCCGAGACTGGGATTTGAACCCAGGCGAGGATGACCTCACAGGATTTCAAGTCCTGCGCCTTACCAGACTAGACTATCTCGGCATATGAAAAGGAATATTTAGAAAGGAATCTAAATATTTATCCTTTAAGTTCAATTTCAATACTTACATTATCAGGAACATTGACTTTCATGACTTGTCTCATTGCACGTTCATCAGCTCCAATACCGATTAAACGTTTGTGAATCCTGAGTTCCCATTTTTCCCAAGAAGCTTTACCTTCTCCATCTGGAGATTTTCTTGTTGGTACAACTAATTTTTTAGTTGGTAATGGAATAGGACCAGATAAGTCAACACCAGTTCTTTCAGCAATTTTTTTAAGTTGATCACATACGTATGCTAATTTTTCTGGGTCAGTTCCAGTAAGTTTAATTCTTGCTTGATTCATGTATTATCCTCCAAAAAAAACAAAATAAAAGAAAGTAATAAATTACTTTCCCATTAATTGTTTAGAAACTTATTCTGCTGAGGTAACTTTAAGACATAAACCTGCAGCAACAGTTTGACCCATATCTCTGATAGCGAATCTTCCCATAGGAGGTATTTTTTGAGCTTCTTCCATAACCATTGGTTTAGTAGGTTTGATTTGGACGATAGCTGCATCACCAGTTTTGAGGAAGTCAGGGGTTCCTTCTTGAGGTTGACCGGTAGCAGGGTCAAGTTTGGAAGTTAATTCTAAGAAAGTACATGCAGTTTGTGAAGTGTGACAGTGGAATACAGGAGTGTATCCAATGGTGATTACACCAGGGTGTTGTAATACAACAACTTGTGCAGTAAATTCTTTAGCTACAGTAGGAGCGTCATTAGTGTGTCCAGCTACGTCTCCTCTTCTGATATCGTTTTTACCTACACCTCTTACGTTGAATCCGATGTTGTCACCAGGTTCAGCAACTTCAAATTGTTCGTGGTGCATTTCAATAGATTTTACTTCACCAGTAGCTCCGTTAACATTTGAGGATGGTAAGAAGATAACGTTGTCACCTTTTTTCATGATACCGGTTTCAACTCTTCCTACAGGTACGGTTCCTACACCAGTAATGGAGTAAACGTCTTGAATAGGAATTCTTAATGGTAAGTCTACAGGTTTTTCAGGTGGAGTTAATTTGTCTAACTCTTCCATGAGTGTTCCGCCTTTGTACCAGGTCATGTTGTCACTTTTTTCTTTGATGTTGTCCCCTTCAAATGCAGAGAGAGGGATGAAAGGTACGTCAGCAGGGTTTCTACCAATAGATTTGAGTAAAACGCCAACTTCTTCTTTAACTTCGTTGAATCTGTCTTCAGCGTAATCAACCATATCCATTTTGTTGATAGCAATGATGATTTGTTTGATACCTAAAGTCATGGATAAGAACATGTGTTCTTTGGTTTGAGGCATTACACCATCTTTTGCATCTACTACTAATACAGCTGCGTCAGCTTGGGATGCACCAGTGATCATGTTTTTAACGAAGTCTCTGTGTCCTGGGCAGTCTACAACAGTGTAGTCGTATTTGTTGGTGGAGAATTTTTGGTGAGCTAAGTCGATAGTTACTCCTCTTTCCCTTTCTTCTCCTAATTTGTCCATAACAAATCTGAATTTGTTTTCACCGTCATCTAATTGTTGTTCAGCGATTGCACCAGCTTTTAATAATAAGTGTCCAACTAAAGTGGATTTTCCGTGGTCAACGTGTCCAATAAATGCTAAGTTAATATGTTCTTTTTCTTTTGCCATTATATAACCTCTTTGTAATATTAAAATACAATATCTATAAGCTTAAATGATAGCTTAAATTTATTATATATTTTTCAACATATAAATAGATAATGTTTTTTTCATGAATTTTTATAAAAATATAAAAAATTAAAAATTTAAATTTTAATTTTATAAATCTCCTAAGTAGTGGCTTGCAGGGAATGGTTCTGCGGATAAGCCTTTTCTTTGTCTGATTTCTCTTACGATTTGATTTTGCATCTCACGTGGGAGTGGTTCAAATCCTGCAATTTCAGTAGACCATAAACATCTACCTTCAGCAGCGGATCTGATGTCTCCAGCGAAACCGAACATTTCAGCTACAGGAACTTTGGATTCGATTCTTGCCATGTCTCCTTCTTGACCCATGTTTACGATTTGACCTCTTCTGTTTTGGATTTCACGAGTACATGCACCCATGTAATCATTTGGAGTGTCAATAACTACTTTTTGCATTGGTTCAAGTAATGCAGGTTCAGCAAGCATCATGGAACCTAAGATAGCGTTTCTGATAGCAGGCAATACTTGTGCAGGTCCTCTGTGAACTGCGTCTTCGTGAAGTTTTGCATCATGGAGTTTGAATTTTAATCCCATGGAGATTTCTTCACCTAAAGGACCGCTTTCTAAGGTAGCTTCAAATCCTTCAAGTAATAACTCTTTAACTTCATCCAAGTATTGAATACCACGAGTCATGTTAAGGAAAATGCTTCTGTTGTGAACAGCCCAAACTCTTCTAGCTTCTTCTTTATCTAAACCATGTTCCATAAAGTCAGCAGCTGCTTCTTTACCTTTTACTCTACCTTCTTTAATGTCTCCTTCTTGGATTGCATTGTAGAGTTCAGGTTCGATAGGTTCAACAGTGATATAGAATCTGTTGTGTTTGTTTGGAGATTTACCTTCAACTTGTGGAGATAATTGTCTTACGGTTTCCCTGTATACAACAATAGGTTCGGAAGTTGTGATGTCCACACCTTTCTCGTTGATTCTGTAACCGATAACTTCTAAGTGAAGTTCTCCCATACCGGAAACTAAGTGTTCACCGGTTTCTTCGTTAATATCGATTTTAACGGTAGGGTCTTCTTTACCGGTTTGTCTTAATACTTCAATCAATTTTGGTAAGTCTTTGGTGTTTTTAGCTTCTACAGCTACTGTAACTACAGGTTCTGAAATGTGTTCTAAACCTTCGAACTCTTTGATTTTGTGGTCAGGAGAACATAAGGTTTCACCAGCGATAGCTCCTTTTGCACCAGCAACATATACGATGTTACCTGCAGGAACTTTGTCAGTGTTAACTCTTTCAGGACCGAAGTACACACCTACTTGTTGTACTCTGGATTTTCCGTGAGAACCGACCATATAAACTTCTGTACCTTTTTCGATTGCTCCACCGTATACCCTACCGGTAGCGATTTCACCAGCGTGTTTGTCTACAGATACGTTGGTAACCATTACAGCTAAAGGTCCGTCAGGGGAGGTGTTGATCATACATTCACCAGCAGGAGAGTCGATGTCTCCATCCCAGATGTTAGGTACTCTGTATTCTTGAGCAACTTTAGGTGAAGGTAAGTGTTCTACTACCATACCTAATAATACATCGGATAAAGGTACTTTTTTAGCTAATTCTTTTTCATTTTCAGCATTACAGTAATCAATAATATCTTTAAAGTTGATTCCAGTTTCTTGCATGGTTGGAACGTTGATAGCCCAGTTGTGGTATGCTGAACCGAATGCTACACTACCGTCAGTGAAGTCTAATTTCCATTCTTCTTTTTTGTCTTCAGGAGCCATGTTTCTGATTAACTTGTTAGCTTCCATGAAGATTTTCAAGAATCTGTTTTGTAACTCTTCAGGTTCTAATTTTAACTCGTTGATTAATCTGTCAACTTTGTTAATGAATAAAACTGGTTTTACGTTTTCTTTTAATGCTTGTCTGAATACAGTTTCAGTTTGAGGCATAATACCTTCTACAGCACATACTACAACTACTGCACCGTCTACAGCTCTCATAGCACGAGTTACGTCCCCACCGAAGTCAACGTGACCTGGAGTATCGATTAAGTTAATTAAGTATTCTTTCTCTTTGTAATCGTGAACCATAGATACGTTAGCTGCGTCAATAGTAATACCACGAGCTTGTTCTTGTTCGTCAAAATCCAAGAATCTTTGGTCTCCAGCAAGTTCTTCGGAAATCATTCCAGCACCTGCTAAGAGATTATCAGATAAAGTGGTTTTACCGTGATCGATGTGAGCACAGATACCAATATTTCTGATTTGTTCAGGTTCGTACATCAATTCTTTGATTTTTGCAATCATTTTGTCTCTTCTACTCAAAGTAACCACCTAAATAAATATTATATGATTAGTGTGCTGCTTTAGCAACTCTTTCTTTCTCTTCAGCTTTTTGTAAAGCAAAACTTCTTGAATCTTCTTCAGATGCAAGAATCAATTCATCAGCTAAACATTCAGCAACAGATTTTCTGTTTTTGAATGAAGATTGTAAAGTACCTCTGGTTAAGAAACCTAATGAAAGGTCAACCCTTCTTTGTGGAGAAATGTCCACAGCAACTTGGTAACCGATACCACCGTATTTGATACGGGTGGTTTCTTCACGAGGTGCAGTGTTTTCAACTGCAGTAACTAAAACTTGAACTGGATTCTTTTTAGTCCTTTTGTTAATAATTTCTAAAGCATCTTTAACAATGTTGTAAGCTTTGTTTTTCTTACCTGAGTTGAGATGGGTTCTCATGATTTTGTTCATTAATCTTTCAACAATTGATACTTTAGATTTTGCGAATTGTCTTTTTACATGTCTACCAGAAGTATGTGGAACTAAAGTTTCGTCTAAGCAGATATATTTGACTAAACCTAAGTCCTCAACTTTTACTTCATCGAGATCCCATTTATCGAATAATTTACTCATAAATATAACTCCTTATCTTACAGGTTTTTCAATTTTTCCACTTACCATTTCTGATAAAGCTACGTTATTCACTTTGGAAACTTTCCAACGAACCCCTGGAATATCTCCCATGGATCTTCCGGATGGTCCACCGATTCCTTCAATCATTACTTCATCGTGCTCATCGATAAAACCAATAGCTCCGTCACCTGGTGCGAAAGCAGTTAATTGTTTACCGTTTTTAATCAATTGAACACGTACACATTTACGAATAGCAGAGTTAGGTTGCTTTGCTTCTATCCCTACTTTTTCGATTACAATTCCTCTTGCTTGAGGAGCTCCTTCTAAAGGATCAGCTTTAACATCTAATCTTAAAGCTCTTCTTTTGTAATCTACATCTTTCCACTTAAAATTTTGTCTATTCTTTTTAAGTTTTTTTGCAGCAAAAAGTCCTGGCATATTTTCTTCCTCGAATTTTTTGTTAAAACGCATATCTTAAAATCCACCGCTGCGATTTATACCATTTGCATAGTACAATCTAAATTTTAAGATATAAATCAGTATAAATAATATAATCAGATAACTGAGTTATCTAAGAGAAGATATCTTGAAATAAGATTAAACAATGACAAAAAGCACACATAGTCATGTTGTAAAAAAGTACAGATATCTTATGTTAAATATATATACATACCCCTTTATAAAGGTATTTATTTTTACTAGTAAAATTAAAATAAAAAAAGTTTTTTAAAAAAAACAAATGAAAAAATTAAAATAGCCCGAAAGCTATTTTAAAATAATATTATCAATATTATGCTGTCTATCGACTAATAGTTTAGCTCTTTCAATATTGATTCCACTTTTACCGATAGCGATACGTTTATTGGTATTATCTGCTGTAACAATAGCTATTTTCTCGCCTGATTGCTTTTGAGAAATTTTAACAGATTGTAACGTTGCGGGAGATAGGCAATTCTTAATGAATTGAATCGGATCTTCATCTAATTCAATGATTTCAACGCCCTTATCCACTGCCCTTTGAACTTTAGATACAGAACTTCCACCTTTACCGATAGCGAGTCCCATATCCCCATTCTTAACAACGAATGTTACTTTACCATGTTCATCATCGATAATGCAATCCTTAACCATTGCTCCAGTCATATTTTCGAAAAGAGCTATGTATCTAATTTCATTTGCACTAAATTTAATAGACACTTAAATCTACCTCAAATCGTCTAATATTGTAGAATCTCCTGGATCGTTTACGATTAATGTAGCAACAGTGAAAGGTTTACCACAAACAGAACCCAAATCTACACTAGTTCCATCATATACAACGTATGGAATTTCGGAAAGATTTGCATAATATTCAACATCTTCAAGAATTTCTTTAGGAGCGTTAGCAGCAACAACTGCAAGTTGTCCTTTTCCTAATTTTAAAGATTGAATTGATTTTTCAGAGCCTAATGTCACATCACCAGTGTCAACAGCAACCCTGATTCCTCTATCTACGTCCATCATCTAGCCTCCTATTCATTTTTATAATCCATTTTGACACCGACTGAACCGGTACCAAGAGGTATTGGTTGTCCAATAATAATATTTTCGATGATACCTGTTAAATCATCCACTTCACCGCGAATACTTGCGTTAAGTAAATGTTTACCGGTTTCTTCAAAAGCTGCACGAGCTAATACACTTGATTTTTCACCACTGATACCGTGTCTTCCAATGGACTTGACATGTCCTTCGGAGGTCATAATATCAGCAACTAACATGATATGTCTTACATCAACACTAAGACCTTGTTCAGAAAGGGTTTTTTGAGCCTCATCAATAATAGCCTGACGAGCCGCTTCAATACCTAAAACCTCACCGATTTCATGAATGTTGTTAGTGGTGGTTCTCACATGGTCGATACCGTCCATATCGAGGATTTCCTTGAGGTTTGAACCTTCAGTGTGGATAATCCATTCCCTATCATCCTTACGGATA
Proteins encoded in this window:
- a CDS encoding 50S ribosomal protein L30e, giving the protein MMDVDRGIRVAVDTGDVTLGSEKSIQSLKLGKGQLAVVAANAPKEILEDVEYYANLSEIPYVVYDGTSVDLGSVCGKPFTVATLIVNDPGDSTILDDLR
- a CDS encoding NusA-like transcription termination signal-binding factor, which translates into the protein MSIKFSANEIRYIALFENMTGAMVKDCIIDDEHGKVTFVVKNGDMGLAIGKGGSSVSKVQRAVDKGVEIIELDEDPIQFIKNCLSPATLQSVKISQKQSGEKIAIVTADNTNKRIAIGKSGINIERAKLLVDRQHNIDNIILK